Proteins found in one Micromonospora sp. WMMD1082 genomic segment:
- the hemQ gene encoding hydrogen peroxide-dependent heme synthase, which translates to MSEQSNAARLRELNSTIRYTMWSVFRASAPLPSLRDNVTGEVESLIEELAGKDVVVRGTYDVAGLRADADLMIWWHSSSSDALQDAYLRFRRTTLGRAMTPVWSQMALHRPAEFNKSHVPAFLAGEEARAYLCVYPFVRSYDWYLLPDAERRELLAEHGRMARGYADVRANTVASFALGDYEWMLAFEADELHRIVDLMRDLRGSRARLHVREEVPFYTGRRRAIADIVSALA; encoded by the coding sequence ATGAGCGAGCAGAGCAACGCGGCCCGGCTGCGGGAGCTGAACTCCACCATCCGCTACACGATGTGGTCGGTGTTCCGGGCCAGCGCGCCGCTGCCCTCGCTGCGCGACAACGTCACCGGCGAGGTGGAGTCGCTGATCGAGGAGCTGGCCGGCAAGGACGTGGTGGTCCGGGGCACGTACGACGTGGCCGGCCTGCGCGCCGACGCCGACCTGATGATCTGGTGGCACTCCTCGTCGAGCGACGCGTTGCAGGACGCGTACCTGCGGTTCCGGCGGACCACCCTGGGCCGGGCGATGACCCCGGTCTGGTCGCAGATGGCGCTGCACCGGCCGGCCGAGTTCAACAAGAGCCACGTCCCGGCGTTCCTGGCCGGTGAGGAGGCCCGCGCCTACCTCTGCGTCTACCCGTTCGTCCGCTCCTACGACTGGTATCTGCTGCCCGACGCCGAGCGGCGGGAACTGCTCGCCGAGCACGGCCGGATGGCCCGGGGCTACGCGGACGTACGCGCCAACACCGTCGCCTCGTTCGCGCTCGGCGACTACGAGTGGATGCTCGCCTTCGAGGCCGACGAGCTGCACCGGATCGTGGACCTGATGCGCGACCTGCGCGGCTCGCGTGCCCGGCTGCACGTGCGCGAGGAGGTCCCCTTCTACACCGGCCGTCGCCGCGCGATCGCCGACATCGTCTCCGCCCTCGCCTGA
- a CDS encoding family 43 glycosylhydrolase yields the protein MRLRHVLALSSLATSFLVVISGSAAQAAPLPTGARSLESVNYPGRYVRHLDFLGRVDPVTAGSSEQTKRDATLTVVNGLASPACYSFQSREGLFLRHRDWRLRVDANTGDPTFRADATFCAVDGSVAGSVSLVSYNYPDRRIRHRDFALWLETYQDTAIFRADSSFRLTAPWSPKTNRGPVIPGLFADPHLTTFNGRYYLYPTTDGYASWSGTYYKAFSSTDLVNWTDHGVILDHGPDVSWADNSAWAPAIATRNGRYYLYFSGGAATGNTAKQLGVAVADTPTGPFRDALGQPLIRSGQFSGQAIDPMVFTDDDGQSYLYWGQGAARVVRLNPDMISFDPAQVRVITPPGYNEAAFVFKRNGIYYFMWSENDTRSEDYRVAYATGSSPLGPWTTRGVVLQKRPDIGIKGPGHHSVVRAPGTDTWYVAYHRFAVPAGNGTNREVAIDRMEFNADGTIRPIVPTP from the coding sequence ATGCGTCTTCGCCATGTCCTCGCGCTATCCAGCCTGGCCACGAGTTTCCTCGTGGTCATCTCCGGCTCGGCCGCCCAGGCGGCGCCGTTACCGACCGGCGCCCGGTCGCTGGAGTCGGTGAACTATCCCGGGCGGTACGTCCGGCACCTCGACTTCCTCGGCCGAGTCGACCCGGTCACCGCCGGGAGCAGCGAACAGACCAAGCGGGACGCCACTCTCACCGTCGTCAACGGTCTGGCCTCCCCCGCCTGCTACTCGTTCCAGAGCAGGGAGGGACTGTTCCTGCGACACCGGGACTGGCGGCTGCGGGTCGATGCGAACACCGGCGATCCCACCTTCCGGGCGGACGCCACCTTCTGCGCGGTCGACGGCTCGGTCGCCGGCTCGGTCTCGCTCGTCTCCTACAACTACCCGGATCGCCGGATCCGGCATCGGGACTTCGCGCTGTGGCTGGAGACCTACCAGGACACCGCGATCTTCCGGGCGGACAGCTCGTTCCGGCTCACCGCGCCCTGGTCGCCCAAGACCAACAGGGGACCGGTCATCCCCGGCCTCTTCGCCGACCCGCACCTCACCACGTTCAACGGCCGCTACTACCTCTACCCCACCACCGATGGGTACGCGAGCTGGAGCGGTACCTACTACAAGGCGTTCTCCTCCACCGACCTGGTGAACTGGACCGACCACGGCGTGATCCTCGACCATGGCCCGGACGTGTCGTGGGCGGACAACTCGGCCTGGGCGCCGGCCATCGCGACCCGCAACGGCCGCTACTACCTGTACTTCAGTGGTGGCGCCGCGACCGGCAACACCGCCAAGCAACTCGGCGTCGCGGTGGCCGACACACCCACCGGACCCTTCCGGGACGCGCTCGGGCAGCCGTTGATCCGCAGCGGCCAGTTCTCCGGCCAGGCCATCGACCCGATGGTCTTCACCGACGACGACGGCCAGTCCTACCTGTACTGGGGTCAGGGCGCGGCGCGCGTCGTGCGGCTCAACCCCGACATGATCTCCTTCGACCCGGCACAGGTGCGGGTCATCACCCCGCCCGGCTACAACGAGGCGGCCTTCGTGTTCAAGCGCAACGGCATCTACTACTTCATGTGGTCGGAGAACGACACCCGCAGCGAGGACTACCGGGTCGCGTACGCCACCGGCAGCTCACCGTTGGGGCCGTGGACCACCCGCGGCGTCGTGCTGCAGAAGCGACCGGACATCGGCATCAAGGGCCCCGGTCACCATTCAGTGGTCCGGGCGCCGGGGACCGACACCTGGTACGTGGCCTATCACCGGTTCGCCGTACCGGCGGGCAACGGCACCAACCGGGAGGTCGCCATCGACCGGATGGAGTTCAACGCCGACGGCACCATCCGTCCGATCGTGCCGACTCCGTAG
- a CDS encoding lytic polysaccharide monooxygenase produces MSHPLRSSRALWALAVAAVATLLLTTALVDPVSAHGSVANPVSRNYGCWQRWGGDFQNPRMATEDPMCWQAWQTDTNAMWNWNGLYREGVRGNHQAAIPDGQLCSGGRTENGRYRALDTAGAWRTTSVANNFRLKFFDQASHGADYIRVYASRQGYDALTTPLAWSHLELVGQIGNTPASQWQREVDGVSIEVPVNASGRTGRHVIYTIWQASHADQSYYICSDVQFGGGSTPPTTPPPTTPPPSTPPPTTPPPSTPPPSTPAPTNPPAGACSATYRVTNSWSGGFQGEVQVTAGNAAIREWTVTWTYANGQQISQSWNATVTSSGTTVTARNAGHNGGLGAGASTTFGFLASASGTNNTPTLTCSATT; encoded by the coding sequence ATGTCCCACCCCCTCAGATCATCGCGCGCGTTGTGGGCGCTGGCCGTCGCGGCCGTCGCGACGTTGCTGCTCACCACGGCGCTGGTCGACCCCGTCTCCGCGCATGGTTCCGTGGCCAATCCCGTCTCCCGCAACTACGGTTGCTGGCAGCGCTGGGGTGGTGACTTCCAGAACCCGCGGATGGCCACCGAGGACCCGATGTGCTGGCAGGCGTGGCAGACCGACACGAACGCCATGTGGAACTGGAACGGCCTGTACCGCGAGGGCGTTCGGGGCAACCACCAGGCCGCCATCCCCGACGGCCAGCTCTGCTCCGGCGGGCGCACCGAGAACGGGCGCTACCGGGCGCTGGACACCGCCGGTGCCTGGCGGACCACCTCCGTCGCCAACAACTTCCGGCTCAAGTTCTTCGACCAGGCCAGTCACGGCGCCGACTACATCCGGGTGTACGCCTCCCGGCAGGGCTACGACGCGCTGACCACGCCGCTGGCCTGGTCGCACCTGGAACTGGTCGGCCAGATCGGCAACACGCCGGCCTCCCAGTGGCAGCGGGAGGTCGACGGGGTGTCCATCGAGGTCCCGGTGAACGCGTCCGGCCGCACCGGCCGGCACGTCATCTACACCATCTGGCAGGCCAGCCACGCCGACCAGTCGTACTACATCTGCAGCGACGTGCAGTTCGGCGGAGGCTCCACGCCACCCACGACGCCGCCGCCGACCACCCCGCCGCCCAGCACTCCCCCGCCGACCACGCCGCCGCCCAGCACTCCCCCGCCCAGCACTCCGGCGCCGACCAACCCGCCGGCGGGTGCCTGCTCGGCGACGTACCGGGTCACCAACAGCTGGTCCGGTGGCTTCCAGGGTGAGGTGCAGGTGACCGCGGGCAACGCCGCCATCCGGGAATGGACGGTGACCTGGACGTACGCCAACGGCCAACAGATCAGCCAGTCCTGGAACGCCACCGTCACCTCCAGCGGTACGACGGTGACCGCCCGCAACGCCGGCCACAACGGCGGTCTCGGCGCCGGGGCCAGCACCACGTTCGGCTTCCTGGCCTCGGCCAGCGGCACGAACAACACACCGACGCTGACCTGTTCGGCGACCACCTGA